A window of Candidatus Neomarinimicrobiota bacterium genomic DNA:
TCCTTCAGCACCTGAGGCTGCACCCGGAAGTGGAAAAAGTCGTCCCCTTTCTTGCCCGCCATGCCCTGGTCCGCCGGGGGATACAATCAGATGGTATCTATCTTCTGGGTGCCGATTTGCAGCAGCTCCAGGAGACCGTCAATATAAAGAACTTCATCATTACGGGGCAGCTCCCGCCACCAGGGGATACGTCTTCTATCATCCTCGGCGAGAAATTAGCCAACCTGCTTAGGATAGGAGCGGGGGATAAGGTAATTGTGTTTGACATCACCTACCTTCTGGGCCAACAAGGGATTCGGGGCCGGGAGCTTACCGTGGCGGCCACCTATCGCTCGGGCATGGTGGAATACGACCAGCTTCTGGCGTTTACCTCGCTGAGCACAGCCCAAGCCTTGTTTGGCCAGAGGCAATCGCCCTCCAGGGCCATTATTAATATCGCCCAGCGTGACCGAGCTGATGAGCTGGCGGCGGTTTTAGAAGAGGAGCTGGGTTTTCCCTATTACCTGATCTCCTGGCGGCAGCGGCATGCCGGCCTGTTCAACTGGCTCAAGGGTCAGCAGTTACCCATCCTAATCGTGTTCGGATTCATCGCCGTGGTGGCCCTGCTGAACATCCTCAGTACACTTGCATTAGTAGTGGTTGAGAAGCAGCGCGATATTGGAATCTTGCGCAGCCTTGGATTCAGCCGCAAGCAGATCCAGCGTATTTTCCTGTACCAGGGTGGTGTGGTGGGCCTGGTCGGCAGTGGCGCGGGGATTGTTCTAGCCCTTATTCTGGGCTTTCTCCAGCGAAAGTTTCAGATCCTGGCCCTAGAGTCGGATATCTACTTCATGGATGCTCTGCCGGTGCAGTGGTCCTGGCAGTCTCTGGTGGTCATTCCGCTCCTGGCCGTGGCTCTAGCGCTGCTGGCGGCGGTGTGGCCGGCGCGCCGTGCTGCCGCTGTCCAGCCCGCTGAGGCCTTGAGGTATGAATAGTTCCTGGTTCCTGGCCCGGCGCCTGCTGTTCTGGCGGCAAGAGCGGCGCAAGCTCAATCGCAGTGCCATCATCTCCGTTGTCGGCGTGGCGGCGGGATCAGCCGTGCTGGTGCTCTCCCTTTCCATCCTCAACGGATTTGAAGCCGAGGTTTGGGACAGCCTGCTGCGTTTTGAACACCACACGGTGCTGCTGCCACGTACGAGTCACGTAGATGTTGAGGCTGCCAGAACCGCTTTGGCCGCAGCCGGGATCAAAGCCCAACCCTATGCCGAGCGAAAGCTGGTGGTTCAATCCGAAGAGGGTTACCGCCTGGTGACTGCCCGAATCGTGTCCGACCTTTCTGCTCAGCAGGCTGCCTTCGGCGAGGCTGTCCTTCAGGCACTGCCTTATACACCTGCAAAGAACGGGGTTATGATAGGCTCCCTGCTGGCCGACAGACTGGGCCTGCTTCCTGGCGATGAGCTGCGACTCTTCTCACCACTGGATATCTCGCTGGCCAATCCCACCCCGCCACAGCTGGAGGCGAC
This region includes:
- a CDS encoding FtsX-like permease family protein gives rise to the protein MTPQRLIALRYLRTKHSYGFISFIGYLGMTGLAIGVAALILTLSVMRGFEEEVENKVAGMDGHLRLANALGEEVPLPDTLLQHLRLHPEVEKVVPFLARHALVRRGIQSDGIYLLGADLQQLQETVNIKNFIITGQLPPPGDTSSIILGEKLANLLRIGAGDKVIVFDITYLLGQQGIRGRELTVAATYRSGMVEYDQLLAFTSLSTAQALFGQRQSPSRAIINIAQRDRADELAAVLEEELGFPYYLISWRQRHAGLFNWLKGQQLPILIVFGFIAVVALLNILSTLALVVVEKQRDIGILRSLGFSRKQIQRIFLYQGGVVGLVGSGAGIVLALILGFLQRKFQILALESDIYFMDALPVQWSWQSLVVIPLLAVALALLAAVWPARRAAAVQPAEALRYE